The following are from one region of the Gadus chalcogrammus isolate NIFS_2021 chromosome 19, NIFS_Gcha_1.0, whole genome shotgun sequence genome:
- the edf1 gene encoding endothelial differentiation-related factor 1 homolog, protein MAESDWDTVTVLRKKGPTAAQAKSKQAINAAQRRGEDLETTKKWSAGQNKQHLVTRNTAKLDRETEELHHQRVSLEVGKVIQLGRQNNGLTQKDLATKINEKPQIIADYECGKAIPNNQVMGKIERAIGLKLRGKEIGLPVDPIVPKKK, encoded by the exons ATGGCAGAGAGCGACTGGGATACCGTGACGGTCTTGAGGAAGAAGGGTCCAACGGCTGCCCAGGCCAAATCCAAGCAG GCCATCAACGCTGCTCAGAGACGTGGGGAGGACCTGGAGACGACCAAGAAAT GGTCGGCGGGTCAGAACAAGCAGCACTTGGTGACCAGGAACACGGCCAAGCTGGACCGCGAGACGGAGGAGCTGCACCACCAGAGGGTCTCTCTGGAGGTGGGCAAGGTGATCCAGCTGGGCCGGCAGAACAACGGCCTCACCCAGAAGGACCTGGCCACT AAAATCAACGAGAAACCACAGATCATTGCGGACTATGAATGCGGGAAAGCGATTCCCAACAACCAGGTCATGGGCAAGATCGAGAGGGCCATCG GCCTGAAGCTGCGGGGCAAGGAGATCGGTCTGCCGGTCGACCCGATAGTCCCCAAGAAGAAATGA